One genomic window of Oncorhynchus kisutch isolate 150728-3 linkage group LG24, Okis_V2, whole genome shotgun sequence includes the following:
- the LOC109869291 gene encoding gamma-aminobutyric acid receptor subunit delta isoform X2, with product MLSDIGDYIGSDIQISWLPNLDELMKGYARNFRPGIGGPPVNVAMAIEVASIDHISEANMEYTMTIFLRQSWRDDRLSYNHTNKTLGLDSRFVDKLWLPDTFIVNAKSAWFHDVTVENKLIRLQPDGVILYSSRITSTVACDMDLTKYPMDEQECMLDLESYGYSSEDIVYHWSESQIHIHGLDKLELSQFTIIDYKFVTETLNFKSAGRFPRLSLRFQLRRNRGVYIIQSYMPSILLVAMSWVSFWISQTAVPARVSLGITTVLTMTTLMVSARSSLPRASAIKALDVYFWICYVFVFAALIEYAFAHYNADYRLKEKAKSKANKMSSESVVKNGKQAMVLFSLSVAGMNQGLMVSSRRPQRSGAETAEEEDVEPRRVRGTTASEEREEDKKCCSCCSKCCCACKPLQADTIDVYARAVFPATFAIVNVIYWVAYTM from the exons ATGCTGAGTGACATTGGGGACTATATAGGTTCAGACATACAAATTTCCTGGTTGCCTAATCTGGATGAGTTAATGAAGGGCTATGCGCGAAATTTTCGCCCTGGGATAGGAG GCCCACCCGTGAATGTTGCCATGGCTATTGAAGTAGCCAGTATTGACCACATCTCTGAAGCCAACATG GAGTACACCATGACCATTTTCCTGCGTCAGAGCTGGCGGGACGACCGCCTGTCCTACAACCACACCAACAAGACCCTGGGGCTGGATAGCCGCTTCGTGGATAAACTCTGGCTGCCCGACACCTTCATTGTCAACGCCAAATCCGCCTGGTTCCATGACGTCACCGTGGAGAACAAGCTGATTCGCCTGCAGCCTGATGGGGTCATCCTTTACAGCAGCCg GATCACCTCGACTGTGGCATGTGACATGGACCTGACCAAATACCCCATGGATGAGCAGGAGTGTATGCTGGACCTAGAAAGCT ATGGCTACTCCTCAGAGGACATTGTGTACCACTGGTCTGAGAGTCAGATACACATCCATGGACTGGACAAACTGGAGCTCTCCCAGTTCACCATCATCGACTACAAATTTGTCACGGAGACGCTGAACTTCAAATCCG CCGGACGTTTCCCGCGGCTCAGCCTTCGCTTCCAGCTGAGACGTAACCGAGGCGTCTACATCATTCAGTCCTACATGCCCTCCATCCTATTGGTTGCCATGTCCTGGGTGTCCTTCTGGATCAGCCAAACAGCAGTCCCGGCTCGGGTATCCCTGG GGATCACCACTGTGCTCACCATGACGACTCTGATGGTGAGCGCCCGCTCATCTCTCCCTCGAGCCTCGGCCATCAAAGCGCTGGATGTCTACTTCTGGATCTGCTATGTGTTTGTGTTCGCCGCGCTCATAGAGTATGCCTTCGCTCACTACAACGCTGACTACAGGCTCAAAGAGAAGGCCAAGAGCAAGGCCAACAAGATGAGCTCCGAG TCAGTCGTAAAGAATGGGAAACAGGCCATGGTGCTCTTCTCCCTGTCCGTGGCTGGAATGAACCAGGGCCTGATGGTGTCCAGTCGCCGTCCGCAGCGCTCCGGCGCCGAGACCGCCGAGGAGGAGGACGTGGAGCCCAGGAGGGTGCGGGGGACCACAGcgtcagaggagagagaagaggataagAAGTGCTGTAGTTGTTGTTCCAAGTGCTGTTGCGCTTGCAAGCCCCTCCAAGCTGACACCATAGATGTCTACGCCAGGGCTGTGTTCCCCGCCACCTTCGCCATCGTCAATGTGATCTACTGGGTGGCGTACACCATGTGA
- the LOC109869291 gene encoding gamma-aminobutyric acid receptor subunit delta isoform X3: MAIEVASIDHISEANMEYTMTIFLRQSWRDDRLSYNHTNKTLGLDSRFVDKLWLPDTFIVNAKSAWFHDVTVENKLIRLQPDGVILYSSRITSTVACDMDLTKYPMDEQECMLDLESYGYSSEDIVYHWSESQIHIHGLDKLELSQFTIIDYKFVTETLNFKSAGRFPRLSLRFQLRRNRGVYIIQSYMPSILLVAMSWVSFWISQTAVPARVSLGITTVLTMTTLMVSARSSLPRASAIKALDVYFWICYVFVFAALIEYAFAHYNADYRLKEKAKSKANKMSSESVVKNGKQAMVLFSLSVAGMNQGLMVSSRRPQRSGAETAEEEDVEPRRVRGTTASEEREEDKKCCSCCSKCCCACKPLQADTIDVYARAVFPATFAIVNVIYWVAYTM, translated from the exons ATGGCTATTGAAGTAGCCAGTATTGACCACATCTCTGAAGCCAACATG GAGTACACCATGACCATTTTCCTGCGTCAGAGCTGGCGGGACGACCGCCTGTCCTACAACCACACCAACAAGACCCTGGGGCTGGATAGCCGCTTCGTGGATAAACTCTGGCTGCCCGACACCTTCATTGTCAACGCCAAATCCGCCTGGTTCCATGACGTCACCGTGGAGAACAAGCTGATTCGCCTGCAGCCTGATGGGGTCATCCTTTACAGCAGCCg GATCACCTCGACTGTGGCATGTGACATGGACCTGACCAAATACCCCATGGATGAGCAGGAGTGTATGCTGGACCTAGAAAGCT ATGGCTACTCCTCAGAGGACATTGTGTACCACTGGTCTGAGAGTCAGATACACATCCATGGACTGGACAAACTGGAGCTCTCCCAGTTCACCATCATCGACTACAAATTTGTCACGGAGACGCTGAACTTCAAATCCG CCGGACGTTTCCCGCGGCTCAGCCTTCGCTTCCAGCTGAGACGTAACCGAGGCGTCTACATCATTCAGTCCTACATGCCCTCCATCCTATTGGTTGCCATGTCCTGGGTGTCCTTCTGGATCAGCCAAACAGCAGTCCCGGCTCGGGTATCCCTGG GGATCACCACTGTGCTCACCATGACGACTCTGATGGTGAGCGCCCGCTCATCTCTCCCTCGAGCCTCGGCCATCAAAGCGCTGGATGTCTACTTCTGGATCTGCTATGTGTTTGTGTTCGCCGCGCTCATAGAGTATGCCTTCGCTCACTACAACGCTGACTACAGGCTCAAAGAGAAGGCCAAGAGCAAGGCCAACAAGATGAGCTCCGAG TCAGTCGTAAAGAATGGGAAACAGGCCATGGTGCTCTTCTCCCTGTCCGTGGCTGGAATGAACCAGGGCCTGATGGTGTCCAGTCGCCGTCCGCAGCGCTCCGGCGCCGAGACCGCCGAGGAGGAGGACGTGGAGCCCAGGAGGGTGCGGGGGACCACAGcgtcagaggagagagaagaggataagAAGTGCTGTAGTTGTTGTTCCAAGTGCTGTTGCGCTTGCAAGCCCCTCCAAGCTGACACCATAGATGTCTACGCCAGGGCTGTGTTCCCCGCCACCTTCGCCATCGTCAATGTGATCTACTGGGTGGCGTACACCATGTGA
- the LOC109869291 gene encoding gamma-aminobutyric acid receptor subunit delta isoform X1, whose protein sequence is MDMITFMLASLALLNIRDNIFTRAMLSDIGDYIGSDIQISWLPNLDELMKGYARNFRPGIGGPPVNVAMAIEVASIDHISEANMEYTMTIFLRQSWRDDRLSYNHTNKTLGLDSRFVDKLWLPDTFIVNAKSAWFHDVTVENKLIRLQPDGVILYSSRITSTVACDMDLTKYPMDEQECMLDLESYGYSSEDIVYHWSESQIHIHGLDKLELSQFTIIDYKFVTETLNFKSAGRFPRLSLRFQLRRNRGVYIIQSYMPSILLVAMSWVSFWISQTAVPARVSLGITTVLTMTTLMVSARSSLPRASAIKALDVYFWICYVFVFAALIEYAFAHYNADYRLKEKAKSKANKMSSESVVKNGKQAMVLFSLSVAGMNQGLMVSSRRPQRSGAETAEEEDVEPRRVRGTTASEEREEDKKCCSCCSKCCCACKPLQADTIDVYARAVFPATFAIVNVIYWVAYTM, encoded by the exons GGCCATGCTGAGTGACATTGGGGACTATATAGGTTCAGACATACAAATTTCCTGGTTGCCTAATCTGGATGAGTTAATGAAGGGCTATGCGCGAAATTTTCGCCCTGGGATAGGAG GCCCACCCGTGAATGTTGCCATGGCTATTGAAGTAGCCAGTATTGACCACATCTCTGAAGCCAACATG GAGTACACCATGACCATTTTCCTGCGTCAGAGCTGGCGGGACGACCGCCTGTCCTACAACCACACCAACAAGACCCTGGGGCTGGATAGCCGCTTCGTGGATAAACTCTGGCTGCCCGACACCTTCATTGTCAACGCCAAATCCGCCTGGTTCCATGACGTCACCGTGGAGAACAAGCTGATTCGCCTGCAGCCTGATGGGGTCATCCTTTACAGCAGCCg GATCACCTCGACTGTGGCATGTGACATGGACCTGACCAAATACCCCATGGATGAGCAGGAGTGTATGCTGGACCTAGAAAGCT ATGGCTACTCCTCAGAGGACATTGTGTACCACTGGTCTGAGAGTCAGATACACATCCATGGACTGGACAAACTGGAGCTCTCCCAGTTCACCATCATCGACTACAAATTTGTCACGGAGACGCTGAACTTCAAATCCG CCGGACGTTTCCCGCGGCTCAGCCTTCGCTTCCAGCTGAGACGTAACCGAGGCGTCTACATCATTCAGTCCTACATGCCCTCCATCCTATTGGTTGCCATGTCCTGGGTGTCCTTCTGGATCAGCCAAACAGCAGTCCCGGCTCGGGTATCCCTGG GGATCACCACTGTGCTCACCATGACGACTCTGATGGTGAGCGCCCGCTCATCTCTCCCTCGAGCCTCGGCCATCAAAGCGCTGGATGTCTACTTCTGGATCTGCTATGTGTTTGTGTTCGCCGCGCTCATAGAGTATGCCTTCGCTCACTACAACGCTGACTACAGGCTCAAAGAGAAGGCCAAGAGCAAGGCCAACAAGATGAGCTCCGAG TCAGTCGTAAAGAATGGGAAACAGGCCATGGTGCTCTTCTCCCTGTCCGTGGCTGGAATGAACCAGGGCCTGATGGTGTCCAGTCGCCGTCCGCAGCGCTCCGGCGCCGAGACCGCCGAGGAGGAGGACGTGGAGCCCAGGAGGGTGCGGGGGACCACAGcgtcagaggagagagaagaggataagAAGTGCTGTAGTTGTTGTTCCAAGTGCTGTTGCGCTTGCAAGCCCCTCCAAGCTGACACCATAGATGTCTACGCCAGGGCTGTGTTCCCCGCCACCTTCGCCATCGTCAATGTGATCTACTGGGTGGCGTACACCATGTGA